CCGATGGTCAGGGCAATGGTGGAATAAACAAACCCGTAGCCCACACCGAAAAGATATCCGCCCACAAACCCGCTGAGCTCTCCCGGAATGGGGGCCAACAATACCTGAAGGATTTGAACCAGCATAAAAGCCAGAGGTGCGGCGGCCCCCCAGGCTTCAATGAATGATTTGACGGCTTCCCGGTCGGTAAGGATATCGTAGAGATCAAGCAGGTGATTGACAAAAATGCCGGCCAGCACTGCGGATACAATAACAAAGATCCCCAGCGCCAGCCCATACCGGCTAAACAGCCATGAGCGAATCGGCGGCATGGACCGCCCTTTATCCGGACACCGGATTTTCCAGCGCCGCCACACCCGGCAGGGGTTTTCCTTCCATCAGCTGCAGGAAAGCCCCGCCGCCGGTGGAGATATAGGTAAACCGGTCGCTCTGGCCGGTGGAATGAATGGCCACATCCGTATCCCCGCCGCCCACAATGGTCAGCGCATAGGAATTTGCGACATGGTGCACCATGGAAACGGTGCCGCGGCTGAATGCATCGATTTCAAATATCCCCATGGGCCCGTTCCAGATAACGGTGCGCGCGTCATAGAGGACCTCCTCGAACAGCCGGGAAGTGGCCGGACCGATATCCAAAGCCATCCAGTCATCCGGAATTTCCTGGATGGGCACGATTTTAAATTCCGCCCGCTCATCGATTTCCGGGGCGACCACTGCATCCACCGGCAGATAGAACTTAATGCCCTGCTCAATGGCGGTTCTCATGATCCGGCCGGACTCCTCCACCAGATCGTCCTCGACCCTGGATTTGCCGACACTGTAGCCCTTGCTCTTTAGAAAGGTATTGGCCATGGCGCCGCCGATGATAAACTTGTTGACCCGGCCCAGCATGTTCTTCAGGGCCCGGATCTTGCTTGATACCTTGGCGCCGCCGATGATGGCCACCAGGGGCCGGCGCGGATTCTCCATAGCCTCGCGGAAATATTTGAGCTCATTTAACAGGAGAAAGCCGGCCGCTTTTTCCTCTACATACCGGGTAATGGCCGATACCGAGGCATGCTCGCGATGGCAGACCGCAAAAGCGTCATTTACATAGACATCGCAAAGAGATGCGAGTTCCCTGGCGAACTCATCGTCATTATCCTGCTCGCCCTTATGAAACCGGAGGTTTTCAAGCAAAAGGACCTCCCCGGGCTTTAACTCATCAGCCATCTGCCGGACCTCCGACCCCACGCAGTCAGGAGCCAGCTTGACATCCAGTTTGAGATAGCGGCCCAGCCGCTTGGCCACGGGCGCCAGGCTGTATTTGGGGTCCACCTTGCCCTTGGGGCGGTCCATGTGGGCGCATATAATCAGAATGCCGTCATGGTCCAGCACATACCTTAAGGTTGGCAGCACTTCACGAATCCGGGTATCATCGGTGATGTTCTGAAAATCATCCATGGGGACATTCACATCCACCCGTACCAATACCTTCTTGCCTGAAACCTCAATGTCCTTTACGGAACGCATCCTACCCCCTCCCTTTACTTGCGTTTTTTCTGTTTGCTTTTCTGGTGCAGGGCTTTTCTTTTGGACCATCGTTCAAGAAAACCAATGGTTCGGGACTCATAGGCCCGGTCCACCCTTTCCGATTCAACTGCCGCCCCGGCCGGTTTTTCCATGGCCGCCTGAAGGCATTCGGTTTTAAATACACAGGCCATGCATAGGCGCGGAGAGTGGCGCAAGCCGTCCGCGCCTTTTGGAAACACGTTCTCAAGGTTTCCAAAACAATCCGGCCGATTTTCTTCCCTGTTACTCATTAATGCCCGTCCATTTGGCATTCTCTTTTTGAAATTCCCGGCACATCTGCTGGATATGCCCGGTGTCCGCAAAACTGAAATACGTGTAATCGCCGATCACCAGATGCTCATGGACCGTAATCCCCATTGTCAGGCACGCAAAAATAAGCTGCCGGGTCACCGAAAAATCGGCCGGCGAGGGTTTCGGATCACCGGAAGGATGGTTATGGGCAAATATTACGGCCGCCGCCTGATGCGCCAGCGCGCTTTTAACCACTTCGCGGGGATAAACCGAACTCGCCGTTAGTGTGCCCTCAAACAGCGCCTCAGAGCCCAGCACCCGGTTTTTGGCATCCAGGTACAGCACCCTGAAACATTCCCGGTCCTTTGCGCCCATGTTGT
The Desulfobacterales bacterium DNA segment above includes these coding regions:
- the radC gene encoding DNA repair protein RadC — protein: MAHKGEGHRQRLRERFLTAGLDGFHDYEVIELLLTLGTPRKDCKDMAKAALKKFKTLQGVFEASDAQLREVPGIGPKNAFGIKLVKAVWDRYLEKKVIREDPLTNSQALFDYLYHNMGAKDRECFRVLYLDAKNRVLGSEALFEGTLTASSVYPREVVKSALAHQAAAVIFAHNHPSGDPKPSPADFSVTRQLIFACLTMGITVHEHLVIGDYTYFSFADTGHIQQMCREFQKENAKWTGINE
- a CDS encoding phosphoglycerate kinase, producing the protein MRSVKDIEVSGKKVLVRVDVNVPMDDFQNITDDTRIREVLPTLRYVLDHDGILIICAHMDRPKGKVDPKYSLAPVAKRLGRYLKLDVKLAPDCVGSEVRQMADELKPGEVLLLENLRFHKGEQDNDDEFARELASLCDVYVNDAFAVCHREHASVSAITRYVEEKAAGFLLLNELKYFREAMENPRRPLVAIIGGAKVSSKIRALKNMLGRVNKFIIGGAMANTFLKSKGYSVGKSRVEDDLVEESGRIMRTAIEQGIKFYLPVDAVVAPEIDERAEFKIVPIQEIPDDWMALDIGPATSRLFEEVLYDARTVIWNGPMGIFEIDAFSRGTVSMVHHVANSYALTIVGGGDTDVAIHSTGQSDRFTYISTGGGAFLQLMEGKPLPGVAALENPVSG